A single region of the Rattus rattus isolate New Zealand chromosome 8, Rrattus_CSIRO_v1, whole genome shotgun sequence genome encodes:
- the Kdm4d gene encoding lysine-specific demethylase 4D has product MKTKSTCAQNPNCSIMIFRPTKEEFNDFDKYIAYMESQGAHRAGLAKVIPPKEWRARQSYDNISNILIATPLQQVVSGQAGVFTQYHKKKKAMTVGQYQHLANSKKYQTPPHLDFEDLERKYWKNRLYESPIYGADVSGSLFDGKTQQWNVGHLGTIQDLLEQECGIVIEGVNTPYLYFGMWKTSFAWHTEDMDLYSINYLHFGQPKTWYAVPPEHGRRLELLAKELFPGSSQGCQAFLRHKVALISPTVLKENGIPFGRITQEAGEFMVTFPYGYHAGFNHGFNCAEAINFATPRWIDYGKVASQCSCGEARVSFSMDAFVRILQPERYEMWKRGQDQAVVDHTEAMGPTSQELTTWRVIQAPRKTWGLKHLRLRQVSRSLVPVATDSDIANNTQMCHSSRQAADSKGDEVQESDPATAPPYPLGLSSPGHMPTGRRGLGRRPCELGVQESTNGAPVKRRLPEGRDDTSPSPELQSQSVTGDLIVNSDLVNPGPQHPVTASEGGLTSDP; this is encoded by the coding sequence ATGAAGACTAAGTCCACCTGTGCTCAGAATCCAAATTGCAGCATAATGATATTTCGTCCAACCAAAGAAGAGTTTAACGACTTTGACAAATACATCGCCTACATGGAGTCCCAAGGGGCACACAGAGCTGGACTGGCCAAGGTCATCCCGCCAAAAGAATGGAGGGCCAGGCAGTCTTATGACAATATCAGTAACATCTTAATAGCAACTCCCCTGCAGCAAGTAGTCTCCGGGCAGGCAGGTGTGTTCACTCAATACCATAAGAAGAAGAAAGCCATGACAGTGGGGCAGTACCAACACCTGGCCAACAGTAAAAAATACCAGaccccaccacacctggattttgAAGATTTGGAGAGAAAATACTGGAAGAATCGCCTGTATGAGTCACCAATTTATGGTGCTGACGTCAGTGGCTCCCTGTTTGATGGGAAGACTCAACAGTGGAATGTGGGCCACCTGGGAACAATTCAAGACCTATTGGAACAGGAATGTGGCATAGTGATTGAGGGCGTCAACACTCCTTACCTGTACTTTGGCATGTGGAAGACCTCCTTCGCGTGGCACACGGAGGACATGGACCTGTACAGTATCAACTACCTGCACTTTGGGCAGCCCAAGACCTGGTATGCTGTACCCCCTGAGCATGGCAGGCGCCTGGAGCTCCTAGCCAAGGAACTCTTCCCAGGCAGCTCCCAGGGCTGCCAGGCCTTCCTGAGGCACAAGGTGGCGCTCATCTCACCCACTGTGCTCAAGGAGAATGGCATCCCCTTTGGTAGAATCACCCAGGAGGCTGGGGAGTTCATGGTCACCTTTCCCTATGGCTACCACGCGGGCTTCAACCATGGCTTCAACTGCGCAGAGGCCATCAATTTTGCCACGCCGAGGTGGATTGACTATGGCAAGGTGGCATCTCAGTGCAGCTGTGGGGAGGCCAGGGTGAGCTTCTCCATGGACGCCTTTGTGAGGATCCTGCAGCCTGAGCGATATGAGATGTGGAAACGCGGTCAAGATCAGGCAGTTGTGGACCACACAGAGGCCATGGGGCCTACCAGTCAGGAGCTCACCACCTGGCGGGTGATCCAAGCACCAAGAAAAACCTGGGGCCTGAAGCATCTCCGGCTTCGCCAGGTTTCACGCTCTCTTGTGCCTGTAGCCACTGACAGTGACATTGCCAACAACACCCAGATGTGCCACAGCTCCAGGCAAGCAGCAGATTCGAAAGGTGATGAGGTCCAGGAGTCTGACCCAGCCACAGCCCCACCATATCCTCTGGGCCTATCTTCTCCTGGTCACATGCCAACTGGAAGACGTGGTCTTGGTCGTCGCCCTTGTGAACTAGGAGTTCAGGAGTCCACCAATGGAGCTCCAGTCAAGAGGCGACTTCCAGAAGGCAGAGATGACACAAGTCCCAGCCCAGAGCTTCAGTCCCAGTCCGTGACTGGAGACTTAATAGTCAACTCAGACCTTGTAAATCCTGGGCCACAGCATCCTGTGACAGCTTCTGAAGGGggattgacctctgacccctaA
- the LOC116907224 gene encoding lysine-specific demethylase 4D-like yields MTTLEQDVSQNPGCSVMTFCPTMEEFSDFCKYIAYMESQGAHRAGVAKVIPPKDWKCRQSCEDVMDMSIPAPLQQVVSGKAGVFTQYHKKKKAMTVGKYRELAESKQYQTPPHLDFEDLERKYWKNRLFGSPIYGADVSGSLFDENTQHWNVGHLGSLLDVLKQDRRIVIEGVNTPYLYFGMWKTSFAWHTEDMDLYSINYLHFGQPKTWYAVPPEHGRRLELLAKELFPGSSQGCQAFLRHKVALISPTVLKENGIPFGRITQEAGEFMVTFPYGYHAGFNHGFNCAEAINFATPRWIDYGKVASQCSCGEARVSFSMDAFEGLLQPERYEMWKQQGNQRAMDSPALTSSPRQDLTLRIDQLKPDSKLNGSHSGPLRIRVRRGQKSCPYTKAHPESSCVPTGKLLAPRSAPQGTTCSKAASGASLIPVISTDVLAVNHSQACRVLDISLKVSLPLQYLN; encoded by the coding sequence ATGACAACCCTTGAACAGGATGTGTCCCAGAACCCAGGCTGTAGCGTCATGACCTTCTGCCCAACCATGGAAGAATTCTCCGACTTCTGCAAATACATTGCCTACATGGAGTCCCAAGGTGCACACCGAGCTGGGGTGGCCAAGGTCATCCCGCCCAAGGACTGGAAGTGCAGGCAGTCCTGTGAGGATGTCATGGACATGTCGATTCCCGCTCCTCTGCAGCAAGTGGTCTCCGGGAAGGCAGGTGTGTTCACCCAATACcacaagaagaagaaagccaTGACAGTGGGGAAGTATCGTGAGCTGGCCGAGAGCAAACAATACCAGACCCCACCACACCTGGACTTTGAAGATTTGGAGAGAAAATACTGGAAGAATCGCCTGTTTGGATCACCAATTTATGGTGCTGACGTCAGCGGCTCGCTGTTTGATGAGAACACTCAACATTGGAACGTGGGCCATCTTGGAAGCCTTTTGGATGTGCTGAAGCAGGACCGCCGCATAGTGATTGAGGGCGTCAACACTCCTTACCTGTACTTTGGTATGTGGAAGACCTCCTTCGCGTGGCACACGGAGGACATGGACCTGTACAGTATCAACTACCTGCACTTTGGGCAGCCCAAGACCTGGTATGCTGTACCCCCTGAGCATGGCAGGCGCCTGGAGCTCCTAGCCAAGGAACTCTTCCCAGGCAGCTCCCAGGGCTGCCAGGCCTTCCTGAGGCACAAGGTGGCGCTCATCTCACCCACTGTGCTCAAGGAGAATGGCATCCCCTTTGGTCGAATCACCCAGGAGGCTGGGGAGTTCATGGTCACCTTTCCCTATGGCTACCACGCGGGCTTCAACCATGGCTTCAACTGCGCAGAGGCCATCAATTTCGCCACGCCGAGGTGGATTGACTATGGCAAGGTGGCGTCTCAGTGCAGCTGTGGGGAGGCCAGGGTGAGCTTCTCCATGGATGCCTTTGAGGGCCTCCTGCAGCCTGAGAGATATGAGATGTGGAAACAGCAAGGGAATCAAAGAGCTATGGACTCCCCGGCGCTCACCTCAAGCCCCAGGCAGGATCTGACCCTCCGGATCGATCAGCTGAAACCCGATTCGAAGCTGAATGGTTCCCATTCAGGACCTCTCAGGATCCGGGTGAGGAGAGGCCAGAAAAGCTGTCCATACACAAAAGCGCATCCAGAATCCTCATGCGTTCCCACAGGCAAGCTTTTGGCTCCTCGATCAGCTCCCCAAGGGACAACGTGCTCCAAGGCGGCTTCTGGAGCCTCTTTGATCCCTGTCATCTCTACTGATGTTCTAGCTGTGAACCACTCACAGGCCTGTAGGGTCTTGGACATTAGCCTCAAAGTCTCCCTGCCGCTTCAATACTTGAACTAA